A part of Desulfomicrobium baculatum DSM 4028 genomic DNA contains:
- a CDS encoding SDR family oxidoreductase — translation MEQNRTVAVLGATGYIGGRLVAALLERGWNVRAVGRNPEKLRCRPFAAHPNVELVQADALDQPALTDALRGCHAAYYLVHSMYPGVKNFEDRDKRAAMIMRDAAREAGLERILYLGGLGDTDKDLSEHLKSRMEVGEILGSGPVPLTWLRAAMIIGSGSASFEILRYLVDRLPLMITPAWVKSLCQPIAVTNVLEYLVGCLEHPETSGRTMDIGGPDILSYRDLFDIYARVAGLRPRIIIPVPVLTPRLSSYWIQMVTPVPSSLSRPLAEGLRNKVVCRENSIRELVPTRLLGCEEAITRALDRTVRHEVETCWSDAGLQRVPEWIDCGDAPYAGGTVLESAHTLTLAATPAQVWNVIVRLGGDEGWLHGNWMWKIRGVADKLIGGPGLRRGRRDPEELRVGDALDFWRVLVVEENRRLRLLAEMKLPGEALLQFDIDEEDPGRTRLTLRARFLPRGLWGMIYWYPLIPVHGPLFRGMLTALARKIGGKILFGPVTPPKEGSQCRL, via the coding sequence ATGGAACAGAACCGGACTGTCGCCGTCCTCGGGGCCACGGGTTACATCGGAGGCCGTCTGGTTGCAGCGCTGCTGGAGCGCGGCTGGAATGTACGCGCTGTGGGCCGCAATCCGGAAAAGCTGCGCTGCAGGCCTTTCGCCGCCCATCCGAACGTGGAGCTGGTCCAGGCCGACGCCCTGGATCAGCCGGCGCTGACCGACGCCCTGCGCGGATGTCACGCGGCATACTATCTGGTCCATTCCATGTATCCCGGCGTGAAGAATTTTGAGGATCGCGACAAGCGAGCCGCCATGATCATGCGTGATGCGGCCCGGGAAGCCGGTCTTGAGCGAATCCTGTATCTGGGAGGGCTTGGCGACACGGACAAGGATTTGAGCGAACATCTCAAATCGCGCATGGAAGTCGGCGAGATTCTCGGCAGCGGGCCGGTCCCCCTGACCTGGCTGCGGGCGGCCATGATCATCGGTTCGGGCAGCGCGTCCTTTGAAATCCTGCGCTACCTGGTGGACCGCCTGCCGCTCATGATCACCCCGGCCTGGGTCAAGTCCCTGTGCCAGCCCATCGCCGTGACCAATGTGCTCGAATACCTGGTCGGCTGCCTGGAACATCCCGAGACCTCCGGCCGCACCATGGACATCGGCGGCCCGGACATCCTCAGCTACCGCGATCTTTTCGACATCTATGCCCGCGTGGCCGGACTACGGCCGCGCATCATCATCCCGGTGCCGGTACTGACGCCGAGGCTCTCCTCCTACTGGATCCAGATGGTCACCCCGGTCCCATCCAGCCTGTCGCGCCCCCTGGCCGAAGGACTGCGTAACAAGGTCGTATGCCGGGAAAACAGCATCCGGGAGCTTGTTCCGACCCGCCTACTCGGCTGCGAAGAGGCCATCACGAGGGCCCTGGACCGCACGGTTCGGCACGAGGTGGAAACCTGCTGGTCCGACGCGGGCCTGCAGCGCGTACCGGAATGGATAGACTGCGGCGACGCACCCTACGCCGGAGGCACGGTGCTGGAATCGGCGCACACCCTGACCCTGGCCGCCACCCCGGCCCAGGTCTGGAATGTGATCGTCCGCCTCGGCGGGGACGAGGGCTGGCTGCATGGGAACTGGATGTGGAAAATCCGCGGAGTGGCCGACAAACTCATCGGCGGCCCAGGCCTGCGTCGCGGGCGGCGTGATCCCGAAGAACTGCGCGTCGGTGACGCCCTGGACTTCTGGCGGGTGCTGGTCGTCGAGGAAAATCGCCGCCTGCGCCTGCTGGCCGAAATGAAACTGCCGGGCGAAGCGCTGCTCCAGTTCGATATTGATGAAGAGGACCCAGGCCGCACCAGATTGACCCTGCGCGCCCGTTTCCTGCCCCGGGGATTGTGGGGCATGATCTACTGGTATCCGCTCATACCTGTG